In the Cydia splendana chromosome 2, ilCydSple1.2, whole genome shotgun sequence genome, one interval contains:
- the LOC134805151 gene encoding elongation factor Tu-like, which translates to MSGKLVLRSIYCRFSQKSLKQNVVSSHRFYIGVLNQHCRNFSAKVNTNLEEKKHCNVGTIGHVDHGKTTLTAAITKVLANDGLAQFVSYDEIDRAPEEKARGITINAAHVGYSSKLRHYAHTDCPGHADYIRNMISGASQMDAAILVVAANDGPMPQTKEHLLLAKQVGIKHILVYINKADLVDNELLELVEIEMRELLGNFGYDGETVPMVCGSALKALNGEESEFGAPSIRKLLDVMDTYIPQIVRDLHSPFLLPIDNSFTVPGRGTVVVGTIKRGIMKRNAEADLLGFGHKIGTTISDIQIFRKSVNEGMAGDNVGVLLRGIKIKSVETGMLLCAAKSQQLSNHFKAKIYFLTANEGGRKKPVFSKYSQQMFSGTWNIACRVDLDPEVHMMMPGDHGEVYLTLLETMVMTQGQPFTVRENNVTVATGIITEALPSVDVPKGKLGKVVIVNYS; encoded by the exons ATGAGTGGAAAGTTAGTGTTACGGTCTATTTACTGTAGATTTTCGCAAAAGTCTTTAAAACAAAATGTTGTATCATCACACAGATTTTATATTGGGGTGTTGAATCAACACTGCCGAAATTTTTCTGCAAAAGTTAATACAAATTTAGAAGAGAAAAAGCATTGCAATGTGGGAACTATAGGGCACGTAGACCATGGTAAGACGACACTAACTGCAGCTATAACCAAGGTTCTGGCCAACGATGGACTGGCTCAATTCGTTTCTTATGACGAAATAGATCGGGCACCAGAGGAAAAAGCAAGAG GTATCACAATAAATGCAGCACATGTAGGCTACAGCTCAAAACTCCGACACTATGCACACACAGACTGCCCTGGGCACGCAGATTACATACGCAACATGATATCAGGAGCTTCCCAGATGGATGCAGCTATATTGGTTGTGGCAGCCAATGATGGACCAATGCCACAAACAAAAGAACATTTGTTGTTAGCCAAACAAGTTGGAATTAAGCATATATTAGTCTATATAAATAAAGCTGATTTGGTTGACAATGAG tTACTAGAACTAGTGGAAATTGAAATGCGAGAGCTGCTTGGTAACTTTGGGTATGATGGTGAAACTGTACCTATGGTCTGTGGGTCAGCACTCAAGGCGTTAAATGGAGAAGAATCCGAATTTG GGGCACCATCAATAAGAAAATTGCTCGACGTCATGGACACATACATACCGCAAATTGTGAGGGATTTGCACTCCCCCTTCCTCCTACCTATAGACAACTCATTCACCGTGCCAGGCAGAGGCACTGTTGTGGTTGGCACTATAAAAAGAGGAATTATGAAAAGAAATGCTGAAGCAGATCTGCTAGGTTTTGGTCATAAAATAGGGACAACAATATCTGATATTCAGATTTTTAGAAAGAGTGTTAATGAG GGTATGGCTGGTGACAACGTAGGGGTTTTGTTGAgaggtataaaaataaaatcagtaGAGACCGGCATGCTCTTGTGTGCGGCCAAAAGTCAGCAGCTGAGCAACCACTTTAAAGCGAAGATTTACTTCCTGACGGCTAACGAAGGCGGAAGGAAGAAGCCGGTATTCTCCAAATATTCGCAGCAGATGTTCAGTGGGACGTGGAATATTGCGTGCAGAGTTGATTTAG ATCCCGAGGTCCACATGATGATGCCCGGCGACCACGGCGAGGTATACCTGACGTTGCTGGAAACCATGGTGATGACGCAGGGGCAGCCGTTCACTGTGCGCGAGAACAACGTCACGGTGGCCACCGGGATCATCACCGAGGCGCTGCCCAGCGTCGACGTGCCCAAGGGCAAGCTCGGAAAAGTCGTGATCGTCAATTACAGTTGA